Proteins co-encoded in one Aspergillus flavus chromosome 2, complete sequence genomic window:
- a CDS encoding F-box domain protein, with the protein MPHAIMVPQGSSLEALPNELLDEIISNLSYPPPSLAKIHQPPSSTIVKSGTRDLKNLSCTSSRLLEVTRPRLFTHVCFDLRDVDEFLSFISASSLARHVSSTVVKGQHPSDDREDPFWWRRALSYLDPQRITVIAPPSFIGKMTGAQIFEEHSWAFQAPLQILQLEQETRSFDPPPLSHLEKRSTLLEARSWSSLLFNESSSLKAYNHYEYFLFQVPSLFNTWGSLAYVRPRPQKLTSLRALSNLTSFRYTAVFPFYNHVKLVLNAVELMENLRSLSVQLAPCEGDKATELEQRGSMDPSDPWMEIATGYSLIGHSVSDLGSRGSLVEFCACDYAFDPLRTELSPILEDILDDSVWAHDGQGTWTKKSICSAACAPATVETIVHTAIA; encoded by the coding sequence ATGCCGCATGCAATAATGGTTCCGCAAGGATCATCATTGGAAGCTCTGCCAAATGAGCTTCTTGACGAGATCATCTCCAATCTGTCATATCCACCCCCTTCACTAGCCAAGATACACCAACCGCCGAGCAGTACTATCGTCAAGTCGGGTACGCGAGATCTGAAGAACCTCTCATGCACCTCTTCCCGTTTGCTCGAAGTCACACGACCACGATTGTTTACTCACGTTTGCTTCGATTTACGGGATGTAGATGAGTTTCTCTCCTTTATATCCGCTTCATCCCTAGCTCGACATGTAAGTTCAACCGTGGTCAAAGGGCAACACCCCTCGGATGATCGAGAGGATCCATTCTGGTGGCGTCGAGCATTGTCCTATCTCGATCCACAGCGCATCACCGTCATTGCACCGCCCTCATTTATTGGCAAGATGACAGGCGCGCAGATATTTGAGGAACATAGTTGGGCTTTCCAAGCCCCACTTCAAATCCTGCAGTTAGAGCAGGAAACTCGAAGCTTTGACCCTCCACCACTTTCTCATCTTGAAAAGCGCTCAACGCTACTTGAAGCTCGATCATGGTCCTCCCTGCTGTTCAACGAGTCTTCCTCTCTCAAGGCTTATAACCACTATGAATACTTCCTGTTTCAGGTTCCTTCACTGTTCAACACATGGGGCTCCTTAGCATATGTTAGACCTCGCCCACAAAAGTTAACATCGCTCCGCGCGCTCAGCAATTTGACATCCTTTCGGTACACCGCCGTGTTCCCGTTCTATAATCATGTCAAATTAGTCTTAAACGCAGTGGAGCTGATGGAGAATTTACGGTCATTGAGTGTCCAGTTAGCACCGTGTGAGGGCGACAAAGCTACCGAGCTAGAGCAGAGGGGATCTATGGACCCTAGTGACCCTTGGATGGAAATTGCTACAGGTTATTCACTTATCGGTCATTCTGTAAGTGACTTGGGCAGCAGAGGGAGCCTTGTTGAGTTCTGTGCCTGCGACTATGCATTCGACCCTTTACGGACCGAGCTATCTCCCATACTGGAAGATATCCTAGACGATAGTGTATGGGCCCACGACGGCCAAGGCACCTGGACTAAGAAGAGTATATGTTCTGCCGCTTGTGCGCCAGCAACAGTGGAAACCATTGTACACACAGCCATTGCTTAA
- a CDS encoding GTP-binding ADP-ribosylation factor Arf6 (ADP-ribosylation factor 6), giving the protein MGGQVSKLMGKIFGTKEMRILMLGLDAAGKTTILYKLKLTNQEVTTIPTVGFNVESVTYKNVKFNVWDVGGQDKIRPLWRHYYSGTQGLIFVVDSSDTARMEEARSELHKIINDREMKDALLLVFANKQDIQGHMSPEDVTNALQLNKLKDKLWYVAPSVATEGTGIFEGLAWLSNNVKTPAQK; this is encoded by the exons ATGGGTGGTCAAGTTTCCAAGTTGATGGGGAAGATCTTCGGTACGAAGGAAATGCGGATTTTGATGTTGGGTTTGGATGCTGCTGGAAAGACCA CAATTCTGTACAAACTGAAGCTCACGAACCAGGAGGTTACTACCATCCCCACTGTCGGCTTTAACGTCGAAAGTGTAACCTACAAGAATGTCAAGTTCAATGTGTGGGATGTCGGTGGCCAGGACAAGATCCGGCCACTATGGAGACACTACTATTCCG GAACGCAAGGCTTGATCTTCGTCGTTGACTCCAGCGACACGGCCCGGATGGAGGAGGCTCGTTCCGAGCTTCACAAGATCATCAACGATCGCGAAATGAAGGATGCTCTTCTCCTGGTGTTCGCGAACAAACAAGATATTCAAGGCC ATATGAGCCCCGAAGACGTCACCAATGCGCTCCAACTTAACAAGCTAAAGGATAAGCTATGGTATGTCGCGCCTAGCGTTGCTACCGAGGGTACTGGTATCTTCGAAGGACTT GCTTGGCTTTCCAACAACGTGAAAACACCGGCCCAAAAATAA